Proteins found in one Syntrophales bacterium genomic segment:
- the waaF gene encoding lipopolysaccharide heptosyltransferase II, which produces MFQSRNLPKVEHLLIRGTNWIGDVIMSLPALSAVRNSCPETRIAVLAKPWVADLYRLFPGVNEVILFRSPGVHDGIAGKFRLARELRVRHFDAALLFQNAIEAAIIAALARIPLRAGYTTDGRGLLLTHPVRKKKYIDTLHQTHYYLEMVRSLGFRSDPDEMAIRPDGDSLRRADELFRNEGIGRNHPVVGIAPGASYGPAKIWYAERFAEVADRLADHHSARVLLFGGSDDTVHTGAVATHMKHTPLDLAGSTTLAEAAALMSRCDLVVANDSGLMHLAGGLGVPLIAIFGSTNPRATSPLGARSHVLYRKAHCSPCLKKTCPGDFACMDGITVDDVYTLAARLLEERKE; this is translated from the coding sequence GTCGAACATCTCCTGATTCGGGGAACCAACTGGATCGGCGATGTCATCATGAGTCTGCCCGCTCTGTCGGCGGTGAGAAACAGCTGTCCCGAAACACGGATCGCGGTACTGGCAAAACCATGGGTGGCGGACCTGTATCGACTTTTCCCCGGGGTAAACGAGGTGATCCTGTTCCGCAGTCCGGGCGTTCACGACGGAATCGCGGGAAAGTTCCGTCTCGCCCGGGAGCTCCGGGTCCGTCATTTCGACGCCGCGCTGCTCTTTCAGAACGCCATCGAAGCGGCCATTATCGCCGCCCTGGCCCGCATACCCCTGCGGGCGGGATACACCACCGACGGGCGCGGGCTTCTTCTGACACACCCGGTTAGAAAAAAGAAGTATATCGATACCCTCCACCAGACGCACTATTACCTCGAGATGGTGCGGTCACTGGGGTTCCGCTCCGATCCCGACGAGATGGCGATTCGGCCCGACGGGGACAGTCTTCGGCGTGCCGATGAACTGTTCAGAAACGAAGGTATCGGCCGGAATCACCCCGTGGTGGGCATTGCGCCGGGGGCATCCTACGGTCCCGCCAAGATATGGTATGCCGAGCGATTTGCCGAGGTCGCGGACCGGCTCGCAGATCATCATTCGGCGCGGGTCCTGCTTTTCGGCGGCAGCGACGATACCGTCCACACGGGCGCCGTGGCGACGCACATGAAACATACCCCCCTTGACCTGGCGGGGAGTACGACCCTCGCGGAAGCGGCGGCCCTCATGAGCCGGTGCGATCTCGTTGTTGCGAACGATTCCGGCCTCATGCACCTGGCCGGCGGGCTGGGTGTGCCCCTCATCGCCATTTTCGGGTCCACAAATCCCCGGGCCACATCTCCTCTGGGAGCCCGCAGCCATGTCCTCTACCGGAAGGCGCACTGCAGCCCCTGCCTCAAAAAAACATGCCCCGGCGATTTCGCCTGCATGGACGGTATAACCGTTGATGACGTTTACACCTTGGCGGCGCGGCTTCTGGAAGAGCGGAAGGAGTGA
- the gmhB gene encoding D-glycero-beta-D-manno-heptose 1,7-bisphosphate 7-phosphatase translates to MNKEAVFFDRDGTINEEVGYLSRLDQLVLYPTAARAIRMVNEAGMMAVVVTNQSGVARGIFDEAFLEKVHRRLQQMLADSGARIDRFYYCPHHPAEGRVPYVLDCDCRKPNPGMILRAARELHIDLGRSYMIGDTFRDVSAARRAGVTGILVRTGYGARQSDSEDLRGDGPEPAYNARDILDAVSWILKDRSREHSYR, encoded by the coding sequence GTGAACAAAGAGGCCGTATTTTTTGACCGCGATGGAACCATAAACGAGGAAGTAGGCTATCTTTCGAGGCTTGACCAGCTCGTCCTGTATCCCACCGCAGCACGGGCCATCAGGATGGTCAATGAGGCCGGCATGATGGCTGTTGTCGTCACCAACCAGTCGGGTGTCGCCCGGGGGATCTTCGACGAAGCCTTCCTTGAGAAGGTCCACCGGCGCCTGCAACAGATGCTCGCCGACTCGGGCGCCCGGATCGACCGGTTCTATTACTGTCCCCACCATCCGGCGGAGGGGCGGGTTCCCTACGTCCTGGACTGTGACTGCCGCAAACCCAATCCCGGAATGATCCTCAGGGCCGCCCGGGAACTTCACATCGACCTGGGCCGGTCCTACATGATCGGCGACACGTTTCGGGACGTGTCGGCGGCACGCAGGGCGGGAGTCACGGGAATCCTCGTGCGAACGGGATACGGGGCGCGGCAGTCTGATTCGGAGGATCTGCGGGGTGACGGCCCGGAGCCTGCCTACAACGCCCGGGACATACTCGATGCGGTCTCATGGATCTTGAAGGATCGGAGTCGTGAACATTCTTATCGTTAA